TCCAACCCTGACCAGCACTAAGGAACTCATAGCCTTTTCTCTTGGGGTTAGGGAAGTCACCAGAATAGCCTACAAAGAAGAGCTTTTTCTGGTTTTTTAAGAAACTTGCAGTTGGTAGAGATTTCCATCCTAAATAACCATACTTGCGACCAAGGGGCTTATCAATTACCATCACAGCCCAATCATTGATTTGATTACTTATTTCATCACCTGTAAAGTCTGTACCATAGACTACGCGATTTACTACAGCGATATCTCTTTGATTGGGAACCACTCCATTAATTACATTGGGTAAAAACCGGATTTCTTGACTTAATTTATTGGTTGTAGGATCAATCACGCAGTGAGCATTTGTTAACACCAGATTTTCACTGATTAAAGTACCCGTGCAGTGATAATTTTGAAAATCAGTAGTTGTTCCCTGCACTCGCCCAATTGTTGACCAAGGATATTCTCTACTAATCATCGGGATACGGTCATCCCAATCAATAATCGCTCTGTCTGAGTCATAGGGTTTTTCAGATTTCTTTATCTCAGCAGGTTTGAAAGGTTTGCCATTTCCTGATAATTGCAATTGACTTGCATCTTTGAATTTAGTAAATTCTGGTGCTTTGGTTGGTTGTGCTTGTACTGATACCCAACCGCCCCAAGTTGTAAAAGTCAAAATTCCCGCGATAAAGCAAGCAAAAAACAATGTCAAAGGTTGGTTGTAGAAATGCTTTTTCGTCATTGATGAAAGTCCTTAATTAGAAATTGGTTGGTAATGCGATGAAATCTCGGAAACCTAACCCCCCTGCCCCCCTTCCCTACGTTCGCGCAGCGTGCCGAAGGCAGGGAATGGGGGTTTCAAAGCCTCTCTCCCTGTGGGCTACGGTGTACACACAAGTCTTCTCACCCCCTCTAACTCCCCCTTGTAAAGGGGGAGAACCGGATTTTCCCCCCTTTCCAAGGGGGGATTAAGGGGGGTAAATTCAGGGTATGTGCTTGATTGTCAAGATGTGTGTACACCGTAGCCCTGTGGGGGAGAGGTTTGGAGAGGGGTTTCTAGTATACTTTGCGATTTTTTTCATATCCAGTTAGGAAGAGTTTATCTGTTTAGGAGCCATGATATTTTTAACAAAATGTCTATTATTTATTTAGGAATTAATTCCATTCTCCTTGGATGGTAAAAGCTGACCAATAACGGGGGTTTTGCCAATCTTTCTGTTGCCATAGTTTCAATTGCGCTTCCCTCAGAGCGACAACAGGGGTTTTACCTTGTTGCAAAATTTGTGTGTATAATTGCTGCATTAATTCTGATGTGGCTTGGTCATCAACTTTCCACAAGGAAACAACTACACGGGCTGCACCTGCATACATTAATCCTCTTGTCAATCCTATTAAGCCTTCTCCTTTGACTTCTTTACCTAGTCCGCTTTCGCAGGCACTCAAAACGATTAACTCGGCGGGGAGGTCGAGGTTAAATATATCGTTGAGGCGTAAGAAACCTTTTTGTGGTTTACCATCTTTATCTATTAGGGATGTGACTATACCTGATAGTTCTGGGTTGGTGTCATCGAAAATGCCGTGGGTGGCGAATAGCACGAGGCGATATTGACTCAGTTGTTTGCTAGTGACAAATTTGTAGTTAGCATCAAAGTCAAAGGCTTGCAGACTTTCTTGAGGTGATACCATTTTTAGCACTGCGTCAGCCTCTTGGCGCGTACCTGGGAGTCTATCTAAGCCAGTACGATTAATATTGTTTAAAGAGCGTTTCAGGGCAGAACGTTCTAGTTCTAAGTCGAGGGATGAGGAGGCTGGCGGTGTTTTCCCTGTGACGCGTGTATCATCAGCACTGAATACGGGATCTGCGAGAACCGCGAAAGTTTTGGCTGCGGGTTTACGTCCTTTGAGTTGCTGTCTGTGGGTAGCAAGACTGGTGACTGAGGGAAGAGTAATGATTTCATGATTGACTAGCATGGGTTGGTACTTCTGCTCCTGCTTTCCTTGCAGGGAAGGGCGTTGGGGGGTTAGGTCAGATAACACCGCAAAAGGAATCTTATGTAAAATCCCATCAGCGACCACTACTAAGCGTTTTTTCCCCAACTTCTCAGCCACGGGTGCAAGGATAATTTGACTCAGTTCCTGAGCGGCTTTGGTTGTATCGGCTAAATATTGGGCTTTTTCTGCCTCTGTTGCTCCTTGGATGTGTTCTTTTGTCAACTCTTTGTATAAATTACTCGCGGCTGTTTCTATCTTTTCGCTTCCTGGTAGTTCGTAGGTATCGACGGAGTTAGGGGTAACTAGCCACAGATAGCTGCGGTCTTTATCCAAGGAATATTGCAACAACACGGTGTCTTTATCCAATTGTTGTTGAATTTGGCGCAAGCTGAGGGGTTCAGGATACTTTAGTCCAGCATACTGAGGGTTGGTGTTACGGAATTTTGTTTTTAATTCTTGGTGTTGCTTGAGTAAGTCTTGGATTTGTTGTTTGGTAGTTGCTATTAGTTGGGTTGATGGCTCTTTTTGACTGAATAGTTGTGACAACAGTTTTTCTTGGGCATCAATTCGCCATTGCAATTGGCGTTCTTCTGTTAAGAGTTTTGGCTCAACACCTTTACGGATATCTACGTTAGCTTCGGTTAACAGTTCTACCAATCCTCTGGTACGGGAACGTTCGCTAACTTCCAATGCCTTAGCATCATATCTTTTTGATGGGTCTTTTTTGTGCAGTTCCATCAGCAGGTCGGTGTAGAACTTGTAGTATTTCTGCACGGAAGCAAAATAAGAAGCGCGTAGTTCTTGGCTAGCTATTTTGGTGCGTAAATCTTCAACGATTTCAATAGCTGCTTGAATATGTGTTTGGGCTTGTTGTAAATTACCTTGACTGCGTTCTAGGTTAGCTATGTTAAAGAGGGTGGTGGCTTCCCCTCCCTTGTCACCCACTGCACGGTATATGGGTAAGGCTTGGTTGTAGAATTTGAGCGCTTCTTGCTTTTCTCCTAATGAGTCGTAGACAGCGCCAATATTATTGAGGGTGGTGGCTTCCCCTCCCTTGTCTTCCACTGCACGGTATATGGGTAAGGCTTGGTTGTAGTATTTGAGCGCTTCTTGCTTTTCTCCTAATGAGTCGTAGACCAAGCCAATATTATTGAGGGTGGTGGCTTCCCCTCCCTTGTCACCCACTGCACGGCGTATGGGTAAGGCTTGGTTGTAGA
The window above is part of the Nodularia spumigena CCY9414 genome. Proteins encoded here:
- a CDS encoding trypsin-like serine peptidase, translated to MTKKHFYNQPLTLFFACFIAGILTFTTWGGWVSVQAQPTKAPEFTKFKDASQLQLSGNGKPFKPAEIKKSEKPYDSDRAIIDWDDRIPMISREYPWSTIGRVQGTTTDFQNYHCTGTLISENLVLTNAHCVIDPTTNKLSQEIRFLPNVINGVVPNQRDIAVVNRVVYGTDFTGDEISNQINDWAVMVIDKPLGRKYGYLGWKSLPTASFLKNQKKLFFVGYSGDFPNPKRKGYEFLSAGQGWTASYQAGCSIFNEEQDILLHDCDTTGGSSGGPIIGWIGGEPHIVALNNAEIKELGTNRGITNLAVKVDFLDRLFARN
- a CDS encoding CHAT domain-containing protein, which codes for LGEKQEALKFYNQALPIYRAVEDKGGEATTLNNIGSVYDSLGEKQEALKFYNQALPIYRAVEDKGGEATTLNNIGSVYDSLGEKQEALKYYNQALPIRRAVGDKGGEAITLNNIGSVYDSLGEKQEALKFYNQALPIYRAVGDKGGEATTLNNIGLVYSSLGEKQEALKYYNQALPIRRAVEDKGGEATTLNNIGFVYDSLGEKQEALKFYNQALPIRRAVGDKGGEATTLNNIGLVYDSLGEKQEALKYYNQALPIYRAVEDKGGEATTLNNIGAVYDSLGEKQEALKFYNQALPIYRAVGDKGGEATTLFNIANLERSQGNLQQAQTHIQAAIEIVEDLRTKIASQELRASYFASVQKYYKFYTDLLMELHKKDPSKRYDAKALEVSERSRTRGLVELLTEANVDIRKGVEPKLLTEERQLQWRIDAQEKLLSQLFSQKEPSTQLIATTKQQIQDLLKQHQELKTKFRNTNPQYAGLKYPEPLSLRQIQQQLDKDTVLLQYSLDKDRSYLWLVTPNSVDTYELPGSEKIETAASNLYKELTKEHIQGATEAEKAQYLADTTKAAQELSQIILAPVAEKLGKKRLVVVADGILHKIPFAVLSDLTPQRPSLQGKQEQKYQPMLVNHEIITLPSVTSLATHRQQLKGRKPAAKTFAVLADPVFSADDTRVTGKTPPASSSLDLELERSALKRSLNNINRTGLDRLPGTRQEADAVLKMVSPQESLQAFDFDANYKFVTSKQLSQYRLVLFATHGIFDDTNPELSGIVTSLIDKDGKPQKGFLRLNDIFNLDLPAELIVLSACESGLGKEVKGEGLIGLTRGLMYAGAARVVVSLWKVDDQATSELMQQLYTQILQQGKTPVVALREAQLKLWQQKDWQNPRYWSAFTIQGEWN